The proteins below are encoded in one region of Coffea arabica cultivar ET-39 chromosome 4c, Coffea Arabica ET-39 HiFi, whole genome shotgun sequence:
- the LOC140005305 gene encoding cysteine proteinase inhibitor 1-like — MATVAANFPMAVTAKCQKTELANNYVKQFQSAEVDAILKQAGETKLIVHGGWTPVNPADPHIQELGRFAVDEHNKQTGDKLVFVAVVAGLKKPVELATLYWLIIEAKDSDGNQNIYKALVQETDLEMKKLLYFGEVVPPVN, encoded by the exons ATGGCTACAGTGGCTGCCAACTTTCCAATGGCTGTGACAGCCAAGTGCCAAAAAACGGAATTGGCAAACAACTACG TTAAGCAATTCCAGTCTGCCGAAGTCGATGCTATACTGAAGCAAGCTGGAGAG ACCAAATTAATTGTGCATGGTGGCTGGACTCCAGTGAACCCTGCAGACCCTCACATTCAAGAGCTCGGAAGATTTGCAGTGGATGAGCACAACAAGCAGACCGGAGACAAGCTGGTGTTTGTGGCAGTGGTTGCCGGCTTAAAGAAACCCGTTGAATTAGCCACTCTCTACTGGCTCATAATTGAAGCTAAGGATAGCGACGGCAATCAAAATATCTACAAAGCACTGGTTCAAGAAACTGATTTGGAGATGAAGAAACTCTTATACTTCGGGGAAGTGGTGCCGCCCGTGAACTGA
- the LOC113739425 gene encoding cysteine proteinase inhibitor 8-like has translation MAAVAANFPVAGVAKNPMQGLKPALVVGALNQLAGQKQGQGNAAVPDDWTPVNPLDRHIQELGAFAVDEHNKQTKDQLVFVAVLSGIQKTEDDRSTYCLLISAKDSTGKLGRYYAVIIEYNTGCQQLLQFEPSP, from the exons ATGGCAGCAGTGGCAGCCAACTTCCCAGTGGCTGGCGTGGCAAAAAACCCGA TGCAGGGATTGAAGCCTGCCCTCGTCGTTGGTGCACTGAATCAATTAGCAGGACAGAAGCAAGGACAG GGCAATGCTGCTGTGCCTGATGATTGGACTCCAGTGAATCCTCTCGACCGTCACATTCAAGAGCTCGGAGCGTTTGCAGTGGATGAGCACAACAAGCAGACCAAGGACCAGCTGGTGTTTGTGGCTGTGCTTTCTGGCATACAGAAAACCGAGGACGATCGTTCCACCTACTGCCTCCTTATTTCAGCTAAGGATAGCACAGGCAAGTTGGGCCGCTACTACGCAGTGATTATCGAATACAACACTGGGTGCCAGCAGCTCTTACAATTTGAACCGTCGCCATGA
- the LOC140004701 gene encoding uncharacterized protein — protein sequence MVKLPLLSESYYVSSFLSGLKEEIKAAVKMHMPQTLQSAFEKARWQEQYLSIILKQNKTPVKVSPPISSGSRHTHLNDLSHKKPAAQVFENNVGERFSPGHICKNRGIHLVLADEEGLLDTEVDEEEGEIIEYQGNKSGRDIAFSLHSVSGHMFSNTIKMLGHFKGHNLSILLDGGSTNCFIRSAIAQLHPDCLQNHKPFKVRITDGKELTCNQWIPNMKWDMQGHNFTQNVYVLDLEPYDLILGVDWMKHYGPMTFDFKELTLSFDKEGETVLLQGDAHTAKDIFKEPTSLPPVRELDHQIPLMPDAKPFKINPYRYPHMQKSEIERQIKDLLQSGIIQPSHSPFASPALLVKKKDGSWRLCIDYRQLNNLTIKYKFPIPIIDDLFDELHNARIFSKLDLRSGYHQIRMNPSNVPKTAFRTHSGLYGYLVMPFGLTNAPATFQALMNSIFEPFIRKFVLVFFDDILVYSSDLNSHLKHLSLVLKTLRTHSLHAKMSKCSFGQDKIEYLGHVVTAEGVSADPTKVEAMLSWLVPGNIKALREFLGLTGYYRRFVKDYGKIAKPLIELLKKDSFIWNEAATSAFEQLKVAMTQAPVLALPNFSLPFVLETDASQTAMGAQKWLAKLMGLDYEIQYKRGKDNIVADALSRRQGESYLGDDKIKEILIALAIEGSSTPDYSYLQGIIRYKGRVYIGVTSDLRKQLVSCMHDSAVGGHSGNQGTYQRLKSYFFWPGMKKEVEAYVQACDICKRSKNEQIYKLHGLPVDIVSDRDKIFTSLFWQELFHQSGHWKRCLPAAEWWYNTNFHSSLQMTPFQALYDRHRTDRAFVEGDWVYLKLQPYGQITVAIRKNLKLAAKYYGPYQIEKRVGALAYKLKLPPGAAIHPSASPTFPFNLSLHLFLYFCSLAESTNSQPLQPHVAKAVTVSKGDSTKQGTVSQPYKRITPTEFQYKKDNHLCFKCGAKFGPGHMCKDQGVHMIIATNLEDGVDEEEVIEYMGSGNKQEVELSLHSLTGNLLFSTIRLLGKVRDSEISILLDGGSSNCFLKKTVARRWQELIRQHKPFKVKIVDGQELFCNQWIPNFQWSM from the exons ATGGTGAAGCTCCCTCTCCTTTCTGAGTCATATTATGTTTCTAGTTTTTTGAGTGGACTAAAGGAGGAGATCAAGGCTGCTGTGAAGATGCACATGCCCCAGACTTTGCAATCAGCATTCGAAAAGGCTAGGTGGCAAGAGCAGTATTTGAGTATCATCTTAAAGCAGAATAAAACACCAGTGAAGGTATCTCCACCAATTTCTTCTGGTAGCAGACATACTCACCTTAATGATCTGAGCCACAAGAAACCTGCAGCTCAGGTGTTCGAGAACA ATGTGGGGGAAAGGTTTTCCCCTGGACATATCTGTAAGAATAGAGGTATACATTTAGTGCTAGCAGATGAAGAAGGATTGCTGGACACTGAAGTAGacgaagaagaaggagaaattATTGAGTATCAAGGGAACAAGTCTGGCAGAGACATAGCCTTCTCACTACACTCAGTCTCAGGACACATGTTTTCCAATACCATTAAGATGCTAGGACACTTTAAGGGGCACAATTTATCCATTCTGCTAGATGGGGGGAGTACCAACTGTTTTATTAGATCAGCCATTGCTCAACTACATCCTGATTGTCTGCAGAATCATAAGCCTTTCAAGGTGAGGATAACGGATGGAAAGGAGTTAACATGCAATCAGTGGATTCCAAATATGAAATGGGATATGCAGGGACACAACTTCACTCAGAATGTATATGTGTTAGACTTAGAGCCATATGATTTAATTCTCGGGGTAGATTGGATGAAACATTACGGTCCAATGACTTTTGATTTTAAGGAGCTAACATTATCCTTTGATAAGGAAGGTGAAACTGTGTTGCTGCAAGGGGATGCACACACGGCCAAG GACATCTTTAAGGAACCTACGTCTTTACCCCCTGTCAGAGAACTAGACCACCAAATACCCCTCATGCCTGATGCTAAACCCTTCAAAATTAACCCCTACAGATATCCTCACATGcagaaatcagaaatagaaAGGCAGATCAAAGACCTGCTGCAATCTGGTATCATACAGCCCAGCCACAGCCCCTTTGCATCTCCAGCTCTCCTAGTcaaaaaaaaggatggaagcTGGAGGTTGTGCATTGATTATAGGCAGCTCAACAACCTTACCATCAAATATAAATTTCCCATTCCTATCATCGATGACCTGTTTGATGAACTACACAATGCAAGGATATTTTCTAAACTAGATTTACGGTCAGGTTACCATCAAATTCGTATGAATCCCTCTAATGTTCCTAAAACAGCCTTTAGAACTCACTCTGGCCTTTATGGATACctagtgatgccttttggcctCACAAATGCTCCTGCAACATTTCAGGCCTTAATGAATTCCATATTTGAACCTTTCATCAGAAAATTTGTGCTTGTATTTTTTGATGATATTCTTGTTTATAGTTCAGACCTGAATAGCCATCTTAAACACCTATCCCTTGTCCTTAAAACCTTGAGAACTCATTCCTTACATGCTAAGATGTCTAAATGTTCTTTTGGTCAAGATAAAATTGAGTATTTGGGACATGTAGTTACGGCTGAGGGTGTTTCTGCTGATCCTACTAAAGTAGAGGCAATGTTGTCCTGGTTAGTTCCTGGTAACATTAAGGCTCTTAGAGAGTTCCTTGGATTGACTGGTTACTACAGGAGGTTTGTTAAGGACTATGGAAAAATAGCAAAGCCCCTAATTGAGTTGCTTAAAAAAGATAGTTTCATCTGGAATGAGGCAGCTACATCAGCTTTTGAGCAGCTCAAGGTGGCTATGACACAGGCTCCTGTACTGGCTTTGCCCAACTTCTCCTTGCCCTTTGTATTAGAAACGGATGCAAGCCAAACAGCCATGGGGGCA CAGAAATGGCTTGCTAAATTGATGGGATTGGACTATGAAATCCAATACAAGAGAGGCAAGGATAATATAGTTGCAGATGCTCTTTCTAGAAGGCAAGGAG AGAGCTACTTGGGAGATGACAAGATCAAAGAAATATTAATAGCTCTAGCAATCGAAGGCTCTAGTACACCTGATTACTCCTACCTTCAAGGGATTATCAGATACAAGGGGAGGGTATACATTGGAGTTACCAGTGATCTTAGGAAGCAACTTGTTAGTTGTATGCATGATTCTGCAGTTGGAGGCCACTCGGGCAATCAGGGAACATACCAAAGGTTGAAGAGTTATTTCTTTTGGCCAGGAATGAAAAAGGAAGTAGAAGCATATGTTCAGGCTTGTGACATCTGCAAGAGAAgcaaaaatgagcaa ATCTATAAACTGCATGGATTGCCAGTGGATATTGTTTCTGATAGGGACAAGATTTTCACCAGTTTGTTTTGGCAGGAGCTTTTCCATCAG TCTGGCCACTGGAAGAGATGTTTGCCTGCAGCTGAGTGGTGGTACAACACTAATTTCCATTCAAGTTTACAGATGACACCCTTCCAAGCACTCTATG ACAGGCACAGGACCGACAGGGCATTTGTCGAAGGGGATTGGGTTTACCTGAAGCTACAGCCTTATGGACAAATCACTGTGGCTATTCGAAAAAATTTGAAGCTGGCAGCTAAGTATTATGGACCCTATCAGATTGAAAAAAGGGTTGGAGCACTAGCCTATAAACTCAAGCTGCCTCCGGGAGCTGCAATTCACCCT TCTGCTTCCCCCACTTTTCCTTTCAACCTTTCTCTTCATCTCTTTCTATATTTCTGTTCGTTAGCTGAATCAACCAATTCCCAACCATTACAACCACATGTGGCCAAGGCAGTAACAGTCAGTAAGGGAGATTCCACGAAGCAAGGTACTGTGTCTCAACCATACAAGAGAATCACCCCCACTGAATTCCAATACAAGAAGGACAACCATTTGTGCTTTAAATGTGGAGCAAAGTTTGGACCAGGTCATATGTGTAAGGACCAGGGGGTACACATGATTATTGCTACAAATTTAGAGGACGGGGTAGATGAGGAGGAGGTGATAGAATACATGGGTAGTGGGAACAAACAGGAGGTCGAACTATCCTTACATTCACTCACAGGGAATCTGCTCTTTAGCACCATTAGGTTGTTAGGGAAGGTTAGAGACTCTGAAATTTCTATTCTATTGGATGGAGGTAGTTCGAATTGTTTCCTTAAGAAGACAGTTGCACGAAGGTGGCAGGAGCTTATCCGGCAACACAAACCTTTCAAAGTCAAAATTGTTGATGGTCAGGAACTTTTTTGCAATCAGTGGATACCCAATTTCCAATGGAGCATGTAG